AAAATATGGAGGCAAGGTCACTGTTATCAGCATGGGGCCTCCACAGGTAGAGGCTGCGCTTAAATCTGCTCTGGCAATGGGTGCAGATGAAGCGATACTTATTTGCGATAGAGCATTTGCTGGTTCAGATACACTTGCTACATCATACACATTGGCTCAAGCCATAAATAAAATAGGGAAGTTTGACATTGTATTATTTGGTAAACAGGCTATAGATGGTGATACTGCCCAGGTTGGACCTGGTGTTGCAGAACAGCTCGGTATAGCGCAAATAACATATGCCCGAAAAATAGAGATTAATGACAATATATTAAGGGCTGAGAGAGCATTAGAGAATTCTTTTGAGGTTGTAGAGGTAAAGCTTCCATGCGCGGTGACAGTTACAAAAGAGATTAATGAACCACGTTATGCTTCGATGAAGGGGCTTCTTATGGCAAGGAAAAAGCAGATTCATGTTTGGAGCGCTGAGGACTTGGATGTTGATAAGGACAAGATAGGGCTGGATGGTTCTCCTACTCAGGTAGTTAAAATATTCACTCCACAGACAAAACATGAAGGTGAAATTCTGGATGGGACATCTTCAGAAGTTGTAGATAAACTTGTTTCAAAATTAACAGAACATAAGCTTTTCTAATCTTTTATCCTCAAACTAACATGTGCCTGTAGCTCAGTTGGATAGAGCGTTGGGTTGCGGACCCAAAGGTCGGAGGTTCAAATCCTCTCAGGCATGCCGCAATGGAGAGATCGCGTAGCCTGGCTTAGCGCGCACGCTTGGAAAGCGTGTAACCTGAAAGGGTTCGAGGGTTCAAATCCCTCTCTCTCCGCCGGTTTCTTTCAGCTTCTTTCATTCACGGTGCCTTTTTCCAAGAAGCATAATATCTCGTAGTCCTTCGATACTTTTAGCATGTAACCAGTCTTTGTCAAAGTTTGCATCTTGAGTAATTTGTGCAATTGCTGATAAAGCGCGCAGATGAAAATTCCTTTCATCACGTGTGCCAACTAATATGAATACAGCATAAACAGGAGTTGACGATTCTATAAAGTTAATGCCAGCTTCACATCTTACTATAACCAGTTCGAATTTGTGCTTGCCGTCAATAATTATATGTGGAATTGCCAATCCTGGCTTTATTACTGTTGTTGAAGTTTTCTCCCGCGCAATTAAAGAATCGAGCACTTGCTTTGCGTCCATGTTTAATCTGCTAGCGAGTTTTTCTGCAATAATTGCGAAGAATTCTTTAAGTGTAACTTGTTTTGTTATATCAATTACTTTGCATCTTTTTACTAATTCGTCAAATCTGTCTTCTATTATTTTGTCCCGTTCTTTTAGAACTTCGCGTAGCTCAGCTCCTAATGAATCACCTGCAATCTCTTTGGCAGTTATACGCTCAACAATATGTATTAGAGCGGACTTGCGCATGGATATCTTGCGAACATAAATCCTATGCCATAAAATACAGGAAAGGATAAAGCTTCCCGTTCCAAGGATTGCTATAGTTCCCATCTTATATATTAGAAACCCATAACAGATGATTCCTGCTATTTGTAACCAGGGATACAATGGCGAGCGGAATGTTGGCTTATAATTCAGAATTTTGCTTTCACGCATAACAATGCATGCTAGGAACGCAAATATAAATAAT
The DNA window shown above is from bacterium and carries:
- a CDS encoding electron transfer flavoprotein subunit beta/FixA family protein, which gives rise to MQFIVCIKQVPDTEEINNVKIDSQTNTMIREGIKNVINPFDENAIEEALKLREKYGGKVTVISMGPPQVEAALKSALAMGADEAILICDRAFAGSDTLATSYTLAQAINKIGKFDIVLFGKQAIDGDTAQVGPGVAEQLGIAQITYARKIEINDNILRAERALENSFEVVEVKLPCAVTVTKEINEPRYASMKGLLMARKKQIHVWSAEDLDVDKDKIGLDGSPTQVVKIFTPQTKHEGEILDGTSSEVVDKLVSKLTEHKLF